One Streptomyces sp. V4I8 genomic window carries:
- a CDS encoding MBL fold metallo-hydrolase: MPTMETFNLLQPHKIAEETFVIPWALEAPPVGHFPMNSMVIRGAEPVLVDTGAPAVRSQWLEAAWSVVDPLDVRWIFLTHDDRDHAGNLLAVLAECPNATLLTTWFSIGRMAEEWETPINRCRFMTDGDTIDAGDRTLVAKRPPLYDNPTTRALFDPKTNVLWAVDTFATNVPTPMPDVAALSADEFRDGQFFGGRLVSPWVALLDTQKFRTVVDDFQRLNAEVIAGCHSPVLRGSKISEAYDLLRRLPEIPPWAEFTQADLDQWMAAAESSVPPEQPRPSGT, encoded by the coding sequence ATGCCAACCATGGAAACGTTCAACCTTCTGCAGCCGCACAAGATCGCCGAGGAGACGTTCGTCATCCCGTGGGCCCTCGAGGCCCCGCCGGTCGGCCACTTTCCGATGAACTCGATGGTGATCCGGGGAGCCGAACCGGTCCTCGTGGACACCGGGGCGCCCGCGGTGCGCTCCCAGTGGCTGGAGGCAGCCTGGTCCGTCGTGGATCCCCTCGACGTACGGTGGATCTTCCTCACCCACGACGACCGCGACCACGCCGGCAACCTCCTGGCGGTCCTCGCCGAATGCCCGAACGCGACCCTGCTGACGACATGGTTCTCCATCGGCCGCATGGCCGAGGAGTGGGAGACCCCCATCAACCGGTGCCGCTTCATGACCGACGGCGACACGATCGACGCGGGCGACCGCACCCTGGTCGCCAAACGACCGCCCCTGTACGACAACCCCACAACCCGCGCCCTCTTCGACCCGAAGACCAACGTCCTGTGGGCCGTCGACACCTTCGCCACGAACGTACCCACTCCGATGCCGGACGTAGCGGCGTTGTCCGCGGACGAATTCCGCGACGGCCAATTCTTCGGCGGACGGCTGGTCTCTCCCTGGGTCGCGTTGCTGGACACTCAGAAGTTCCGGACGGTCGTGGACGACTTCCAACGCCTGAACGCCGAGGTCATCGCAGGCTGCCATTCCCCGGTCCTCCGCGGCTCCAAGATCTCCGAGGCCTACGACCTCCTCCGCCGGCTCCCCGAGATCCCCCCGTGGGCAGAGTTCACCCAGGCCGACCTGGACCAGTGGATGGCGGCCGCCGAGAGCTCGGTACCACCGGAACAACCGCGACCGTCGGGGACGTGA
- a CDS encoding IS110 family transposase — protein sequence MWRIGAVGRPGKNDRRLHVIDTSDIGVFLGLDVGKGEHHATAITPTGKKAFDKRLPNSEPKLREVLAKLQAKHGTVLVVVDQPASIGALPIAVARDMGCQVAYLPGLTMRRIADLYPGEAKTDARDAFVIADAARSMPHTLRSIELDDETIAELEMIVGFDDDLAGEATRISNRLRGLLTQIHPHLERVLGPRIQHPAVLRLLDQFGSPTLIRKAGRRRLISLIRPKAPRMAQRLIEDIFTALDEQTVVVPGTDAAALIVPSLASSLQAVLDQRKLLATRIEELLEAHPLSKVLTSMPGIGVRTGARILIDVGDASSFPSAAHLAAYAGLAPATRSSGSSIRGEQPSRRGNKQLKRAFFLSAFAALADPVSRAYYDKKIAQGKHHTQALLCLARRRADVLFAMLRDGTFYEPQPAPTG from the coding sequence ATGTGGCGGATCGGTGCCGTGGGACGGCCGGGCAAGAACGACCGGAGACTGCACGTGATCGACACTAGCGACATCGGCGTCTTCCTCGGCCTGGACGTCGGCAAGGGCGAACACCACGCCACCGCCATCACCCCGACCGGGAAGAAGGCCTTCGACAAGCGGCTGCCCAACTCCGAGCCCAAACTCCGCGAAGTTCTGGCGAAGTTGCAGGCCAAGCACGGCACCGTGCTCGTGGTCGTCGACCAGCCGGCCTCCATCGGCGCCCTGCCCATCGCGGTGGCCCGCGACATGGGCTGCCAGGTCGCCTATCTGCCAGGTCTCACGATGCGGCGGATCGCCGACCTCTATCCCGGCGAGGCCAAGACCGACGCCCGTGACGCCTTCGTCATCGCCGACGCCGCCCGGTCGATGCCGCACACACTCCGCTCCATCGAGCTGGACGACGAGACCATCGCCGAGCTGGAGATGATCGTCGGCTTCGACGACGACCTGGCCGGCGAGGCCACCCGCATCAGCAACCGGCTGCGCGGCCTGCTCACTCAGATCCACCCGCACCTCGAACGGGTCCTGGGCCCGCGCATCCAGCACCCGGCCGTGCTCAGACTGCTGGACCAGTTCGGCTCGCCAACTCTGATCCGCAAGGCCGGACGGCGCCGGCTGATCAGCCTGATACGCCCGAAGGCTCCGAGGATGGCCCAGCGGCTGATCGAGGACATCTTCACCGCGCTCGACGAGCAGACCGTCGTCGTCCCCGGCACGGACGCCGCCGCCCTGATCGTCCCCAGCCTCGCCAGCTCGCTCCAAGCCGTCCTCGACCAGCGCAAACTCCTCGCCACGAGAATCGAGGAACTGCTGGAGGCTCACCCTCTTTCCAAGGTCCTGACGTCCATGCCCGGCATCGGCGTCAGGACCGGAGCCAGGATCCTCATCGACGTCGGCGACGCCAGCAGCTTCCCGTCCGCCGCCCACCTCGCCGCATACGCCGGACTCGCTCCGGCGACCCGCAGCTCGGGCTCGTCGATCCGCGGCGAACAGCCCTCCCGCCGGGGAAACAAGCAGCTCAAACGGGCCTTCTTCCTTTCCGCGTTCGCGGCCCTGGCCGACCCGGTCTCGCGGGCCTACTACGACAAGAAGATCGCTCAGGGAAAGCACCACACCCAAGCCCTCCTCTGCCTCGCGAGACGACGAGCCGACGTGCTCTTCGCGATGCTCCGCGACGGCACCTTCTACGAACCCCAACCCGCCCCCACAGGTTGA
- a CDS encoding ribonuclease J: MSHPHPELKAAPPLPEGGLRVVALGGLGEIGRNMTVFEHAGKLLIVDCGVLFPEETQPGVDVILPDFTSIRDRLDDIVAVVLTHGHEDHIGGVPYLLRERSDIPVVGSKLTLAFLEAKLKEHGIRPRTVRVREGDRRGFGPFDCEFVAVNHSIPDSLAVAIRTRAGMVLHTGDFKMDQFPLDDRITDLRAFARLGEEGVDLFLTDSTNAEVPGFTTSERELNPAIEQVMRTAPRRVIVSSFASHVHRIQQVLDAAHQHGRKVAFVGRSMVRNMGIARDLGYLKVPSGLVVSTKELEKLPDHKITLVCTGSQGEPMAALSRMANRDHMIRIGKGDTVLLASSLIPGNENAIYRVINGLTRWGAHVVHKGNAKVHVSGHASAGELVYCYNIVKPGNVMPVHGEWRHLRANGDLAIRTGVDPDRVVIAEDGVVVDLVDGRASITGKVPAGNVYVDGMEVGGATEASLKDRLTLAAEGVVTVVAIVDADTGALAEAPDFLARGFVHDDTTFEPVIPVIEKTLATAAEEGVGDAHQLEQLVARAVANWAFRTHRRKPLIIPVIIDA, encoded by the coding sequence ATGAGTCATCCGCACCCCGAGCTGAAAGCCGCCCCGCCTCTTCCCGAAGGAGGGCTGCGGGTCGTCGCCCTGGGCGGCCTGGGTGAGATCGGCCGCAACATGACCGTCTTCGAGCACGCCGGCAAGCTGCTCATCGTCGACTGCGGCGTGCTGTTCCCCGAGGAGACCCAGCCCGGCGTGGACGTCATCCTGCCGGACTTCACCTCGATCCGGGACCGGCTGGACGACATCGTGGCCGTGGTCCTCACCCACGGCCACGAGGACCACATCGGCGGCGTGCCGTACCTGCTGCGCGAGCGGTCCGACATTCCCGTCGTCGGCTCCAAGCTGACGCTGGCGTTCCTGGAGGCCAAGCTCAAGGAACACGGCATCCGGCCGCGCACGGTGCGGGTGCGGGAGGGCGACCGGCGCGGCTTCGGGCCCTTCGACTGCGAGTTCGTCGCGGTCAACCACTCCATCCCGGACAGCCTCGCGGTCGCGATCCGCACCCGGGCCGGGATGGTGCTGCACACCGGCGACTTCAAGATGGACCAGTTCCCTCTCGACGACCGCATCACCGATCTGCGCGCCTTCGCCCGCCTCGGCGAGGAGGGCGTGGACCTGTTCCTCACCGACTCCACGAACGCCGAAGTCCCCGGCTTCACCACCTCCGAGCGTGAACTGAACCCGGCGATCGAGCAGGTGATGCGCACCGCGCCGCGCCGGGTCATCGTCTCCAGCTTCGCCAGCCATGTGCACCGCATCCAGCAGGTCCTGGACGCCGCCCACCAGCACGGCCGCAAGGTCGCCTTCGTCGGCCGGTCGATGGTCCGCAACATGGGCATCGCCCGCGACCTGGGCTACCTGAAGGTCCCCTCCGGTCTGGTCGTGAGCACGAAGGAGCTGGAGAAGCTCCCCGACCACAAGATCACTCTGGTGTGCACCGGCTCCCAGGGCGAACCGATGGCCGCGCTGTCACGAATGGCCAACCGCGACCACATGATCCGCATCGGCAAGGGCGACACCGTCCTGCTCGCCAGCTCCCTCATCCCCGGCAACGAAAACGCCATCTACCGCGTGATCAACGGACTCACCCGGTGGGGCGCCCACGTGGTCCACAAGGGCAACGCCAAGGTGCACGTCTCCGGGCACGCCAGCGCCGGCGAACTCGTCTACTGCTACAACATCGTCAAACCCGGCAACGTCATGCCCGTACACGGCGAATGGCGCCACCTGCGGGCCAACGGCGACCTCGCCATCCGTACCGGCGTCGACCCCGACCGAGTCGTCATCGCCGAGGACGGCGTCGTCGTCGACCTCGTCGACGGCCGCGCGTCCATCACCGGCAAGGTCCCCGCCGGCAACGTCTACGTGGACGGCATGGAAGTCGGCGGCGCCACCGAAGCCTCCCTCAAGGACCGCCTCACCCTCGCCGCCGAAGGCGTGGTCACGGTCGTGGCGATCGTCGACGCGGACACCGGCGCCCTCGCCGAGGCCCCCGACTTCCTCGCCCGCGGCTTCGTCCACGACGACACCACCTTCGAGCCCGTCATCCCCGTCATCGAGAAGACCCTGGCCACCGCGGCCGAGGAAGGCGTCGGGGACGCGCACCAACTCGAACAACTCGTCGCACGCGCCGTGGCGAACTGGGCGTTCCGCACCCACCGCCGCAAGCCCCTCATCATCCCCGTCATCATCGACGCCTGA
- a CDS encoding SCO5918 family protein, with translation MRCVIARFPFELTKSGVLGSMEGVKPEPVTGESVLIGRRHYPVKQVGQVITRQDRRDFSAAEVLRAVTQLGCTCRAVPKAAPLGILSPLQHASAVLGSPVAV, from the coding sequence ATGCGCTGCGTCATCGCCCGCTTCCCCTTCGAGCTCACCAAGAGCGGCGTGCTGGGATCGATGGAGGGCGTCAAGCCCGAACCGGTCACCGGAGAATCGGTGCTCATCGGCCGCCGCCACTACCCCGTCAAGCAGGTCGGCCAGGTCATCACCCGCCAGGACCGCCGTGACTTCAGCGCCGCCGAGGTCCTGCGGGCCGTGACTCAGCTCGGCTGCACCTGCCGCGCCGTCCCCAAGGCTGCGCCCCTGGGCATTCTCAGCCCGCTGCAGCACGCCTCCGCGGTGCTCGGCAGCCCCGTGGCGGTCTGA
- a CDS encoding phosphotransferase, with the protein MDVDLGPVGLPLALRAPSPEAELRLRREHALLTRLQGRLPVPPVQETTVATLTLGYVAGTPGQELLDAGQPEAVLASCGELLRRIHKIFPGLRRGSTALAGPQGRHADPVRRAAAALRPRGAPPQRTGMSSRLSGPRRRGPGL; encoded by the coding sequence GTGGATGTCGACTTGGGCCCAGTCGGATTACCGCTCGCCCTTCGCGCCCCAAGCCCCGAGGCTGAACTCAGGCTCCGTCGTGAGCACGCACTGCTGACCCGACTGCAGGGCCGGTTGCCCGTGCCGCCAGTGCAGGAAACAACCGTGGCCACGCTCACACTTGGCTACGTGGCCGGTACGCCCGGCCAGGAACTTCTGGACGCTGGCCAACCAGAAGCTGTCTTGGCGAGCTGTGGGGAATTGCTGCGCCGTATCCACAAAATCTTTCCGGGCCTACGGCGGGGAAGTACCGCCCTGGCCGGTCCGCAGGGCCGCCATGCTGACCCGGTGCGAAGAGCTGCGGCGGCTCTGCGACCAAGGGGCGCGCCGCCACAGCGGACTGGCATGAGTAGCCGGCTATCCGGGCCCCGGCGGAGGGGGCCGGGACTGTGA
- a CDS encoding nuclear transport factor 2 family protein gives MTDHPNIAVFRRVMAAFAAGDMNALAEVFHPEVVWHIGGRNPLAGEYRGREDTFAVFGREFQLTGGTYRPQLHDVLANDDHTVALLHVTASRAGKELDMDYAIVFHISDDKITEGWVLTADPQSYDEFWS, from the coding sequence ATGACCGATCACCCGAACATCGCTGTATTCCGGCGCGTCATGGCCGCTTTCGCGGCAGGCGACATGAATGCGCTGGCGGAGGTCTTTCACCCCGAGGTGGTGTGGCATATCGGGGGCAGGAACCCCCTGGCGGGAGAGTACCGAGGGCGTGAGGACACGTTCGCGGTGTTCGGGCGGGAGTTCCAGCTGACAGGCGGCACATATCGGCCGCAGCTCCACGATGTCCTCGCCAACGACGACCACACGGTCGCGCTGCTGCACGTCACCGCGTCACGTGCAGGCAAGGAACTCGATATGGACTACGCCATCGTCTTCCACATCAGTGACGACAAGATCACCGAAGGGTGGGTGCTGACGGCCGACCCGCAGTCGTACGACGAGTTCTGGTCGTAG
- a CDS encoding DUF1326 domain-containing protein translates to MAEQTTSSPPWRVVGDWFDTCKCAIPCPCTFAQPPSEGDCEGVLAWHIREGQFGDVRLDDLNVLMLGSFTGNVWTGEHTDPYAAVFVDERADDQQRAALGAIFGGEAGGWPQQFVEVFGPEMRGMDVAPITVEVDEDLGSWRAEIPGRVTARAEALTGPTTPEGARVQVHNAPGAEVGPGQVATWGRSTNDQADAFGFSWSRSGKSSKYFPFDWSGPD, encoded by the coding sequence ATGGCTGAGCAGACCACCAGCAGCCCGCCCTGGCGCGTGGTCGGCGACTGGTTCGACACCTGCAAGTGCGCCATACCGTGCCCGTGCACATTCGCCCAGCCCCCGTCCGAGGGCGATTGTGAGGGCGTGCTCGCCTGGCACATACGTGAGGGACAGTTCGGGGATGTCCGGCTCGACGATCTGAATGTCCTGATGCTCGGGTCCTTCACCGGCAATGTGTGGACCGGCGAGCACACGGACCCGTATGCCGCCGTCTTCGTCGACGAGCGCGCCGACGACCAGCAGCGCGCCGCACTCGGCGCGATCTTCGGTGGGGAGGCCGGCGGCTGGCCGCAGCAGTTCGTCGAGGTCTTCGGACCCGAGATGCGCGGCATGGACGTCGCTCCGATCACCGTCGAAGTCGACGAGGACCTGGGGTCGTGGCGCGCCGAGATCCCCGGCCGGGTAACTGCTCGTGCCGAGGCCCTCACCGGCCCCACCACGCCTGAGGGGGCGCGGGTCCAGGTCCACAACGCCCCCGGTGCCGAGGTCGGCCCGGGGCAGGTTGCCACCTGGGGCCGGTCCACCAACGACCAGGCGGACGCCTTCGGCTTCAGCTGGAGCCGAAGTGGCAAGTCCAGCAAGTACTTCCCCTTCGACTGGAGCGGCCCCGACTGA
- a CDS encoding GNAT family N-acetyltransferase translates to MSSRISPISQPITIRRAVARDAKRLTRLVRGSGAYEGKYAAAVAGYRVGPDYIEAHRAFVAVGADEHGGRVLGFYSLVLAPPELDLLFVADEAQGRGIGRLLVAHMQSEARAAGLDRVKVVSHLPAEDFYHRVGAVRTGTALANPPAVLWDRPEFEFRIPSE, encoded by the coding sequence ATGAGTTCACGCATTTCCCCGATCAGCCAGCCGATCACGATACGGAGGGCAGTCGCGCGGGATGCCAAACGGCTCACGCGGCTCGTGCGTGGCTCAGGCGCCTACGAGGGTAAGTACGCAGCCGCAGTGGCGGGCTACCGGGTCGGTCCTGATTACATCGAAGCCCACCGCGCCTTCGTAGCCGTGGGCGCCGACGAGCATGGAGGTCGGGTCCTCGGGTTCTACTCGCTCGTCCTCGCTCCACCGGAGCTCGATCTGCTGTTCGTCGCCGACGAAGCGCAAGGACGTGGTATTGGACGGCTGCTCGTTGCGCACATGCAGTCCGAGGCCCGTGCCGCCGGGCTCGACCGTGTCAAGGTCGTGTCGCATCTTCCCGCCGAGGACTTCTACCACCGCGTCGGTGCAGTGCGGACCGGGACCGCGCTCGCGAACCCGCCCGCCGTGCTGTGGGACCGTCCCGAATTCGAGTTTCGCATTCCTTCGGAATGA
- a CDS encoding cupin domain-containing protein, producing the protein MVNNAHARHSGEGQAFWMLNGLYEVKASSDETDGAMTVMEMTIPEGMGPPPHTHPGTESVYVIEGTLRYHIGGETVEGGPGSFFHIPEGTLERFEPTSTVRLLVTYTPGDMDKFFAEAGEPAQRRELPPQSDTSPDIDRIIEIAARHGIQMQPMPEA; encoded by the coding sequence ATGGTGAACAACGCCCATGCGCGTCACAGCGGTGAAGGCCAGGCATTCTGGATGCTGAACGGCCTGTACGAGGTCAAGGCGTCGAGCGACGAGACCGACGGCGCCATGACCGTCATGGAGATGACCATTCCGGAGGGGATGGGCCCACCGCCCCACACCCACCCCGGCACCGAGAGCGTCTACGTCATCGAGGGAACGCTCCGCTATCACATCGGCGGCGAGACAGTCGAAGGCGGCCCTGGATCGTTCTTCCACATCCCCGAAGGCACCCTGGAGCGGTTCGAGCCCACCAGCACCGTACGACTCCTGGTCACCTACACGCCGGGCGACATGGACAAATTCTTCGCGGAGGCAGGCGAACCCGCCCAGCGACGCGAGCTGCCGCCCCAGTCGGACACCTCGCCGGACATTGACCGCATCATCGAGATCGCCGCACGGCACGGAATTCAGATGCAGCCGATGCCCGAAGCCTGA
- a CDS encoding DNA-directed RNA polymerase subunit alpha codes for MLIAQRPSLTEEVVDEFRSRFVIEPLEPGFGYTLGNSLRRTLLSSIPGTAVTSIRIDGVLHEFTTVPGVKEDVTDLILNIKQLVVSSEQDEPVVMYLRKQGPGLVTAADIAPPAGVEVHNHDLVLATLNGKGKLEMELTVERGRGYVSAVQNKQVGQEIGRVPVDSIYSPVLKVTYKVEATRVEQRTDFDKLIVDVETKQAMRPRDAMASAGKTLVELFGLARELNIDAEGIDMGPSPTDAALAADLALPIEELELTVRSYNCLKREGVHSVGELLARSEADLLDIRNFGAKSIDEVKAKLAGMGLGLKDSPPGFDPTAAALGADDNGDAGFVETEQY; via the coding sequence GTGCTGATCGCTCAGCGTCCGTCACTGACCGAAGAGGTCGTCGACGAGTTCCGCTCCCGGTTCGTGATCGAGCCGCTGGAGCCGGGCTTCGGCTACACCCTCGGCAACTCCCTCCGCCGTACGCTCCTGTCCTCGATCCCGGGTACGGCGGTCACATCCATCCGTATCGACGGTGTGCTGCACGAGTTCACCACCGTGCCGGGCGTCAAGGAGGACGTCACCGACCTGATCCTCAACATCAAGCAGCTGGTCGTGAGCAGCGAGCAGGACGAACCTGTGGTGATGTACCTGCGCAAGCAGGGCCCGGGTCTGGTCACCGCCGCCGACATCGCGCCGCCGGCCGGTGTCGAGGTGCACAACCACGACCTCGTCCTCGCCACGCTCAACGGCAAGGGCAAGCTGGAGATGGAGCTCACGGTCGAGCGTGGCCGTGGTTATGTCTCCGCCGTGCAGAACAAGCAGGTGGGCCAGGAGATCGGTCGTGTCCCGGTCGACTCGATCTACTCGCCGGTTCTGAAGGTCACGTACAAGGTCGAGGCCACGCGTGTCGAGCAGCGCACCGACTTCGACAAGCTGATCGTCGACGTCGAGACGAAGCAGGCGATGCGTCCGCGTGACGCCATGGCGTCGGCCGGTAAGACGCTGGTCGAGCTGTTCGGCTTGGCCCGTGAGCTGAACATCGACGCCGAGGGCATCGACATGGGCCCGTCCCCCACGGACGCCGCCCTTGCCGCTGATCTGGCGCTGCCGATCGAGGAGCTGGAGCTCACGGTCCGCTCGTACAACTGCCTAAAGCGTGAGGGCGTCCACTCGGTGGGTGAGCTCCTGGCGCGCTCCGAGGCCGACCTCCTCGACATTCGTAACTTCGGTGCGAAGTCGATCGACGAGGTCAAGGCGAAGCTGGCCGGCATGGGCCTGGGCCTCAAGGACAGCCCGCCCGGATTCGACCCGACCGCCGCTGCCCTCGGCGCGGACGACAACGGGGACGCGGGTTTCGTGGAGACCGAGCAGTACTGA
- a CDS encoding DUF2182 domain-containing protein encodes MPHLRLAPPEPTRPGVLLPRRDLALGWSLLTLIAALAWVLTAAQSRDMGMEPGTMGLAFPLFLLLWVIMMVAMMLPSLAPVALTWVQAINRGTAGRVRALRLTEFVGGYLLAWSGFGLLVYGALAATGHLVDDHPEAGRWIGAGAFLLAGVQQFGPLKRVCLRHCRSPMFQLLRYARFRPWAKDLRVGAHHGLYCVGCCWGLMIVLIPLGVMNVAAMAGLAAVIFLEKLWRGGPWLSWAVGVALFVLAVLAPFQDWLLPGLQMSGPSMDRMLGAAV; translated from the coding sequence ATGCCGCATCTCCGGCTCGCCCCACCGGAGCCCACCCGGCCGGGGGTCCTGCTACCGAGGCGTGATCTTGCCCTCGGCTGGTCCCTGCTGACCCTGATCGCCGCTCTGGCGTGGGTGCTCACGGCCGCGCAGTCCCGCGACATGGGGATGGAGCCGGGCACCATGGGCCTGGCGTTTCCGCTCTTCCTCCTCCTGTGGGTGATCATGATGGTGGCGATGATGCTGCCGTCGCTGGCACCCGTGGCACTGACCTGGGTACAGGCGATCAACCGCGGCACCGCGGGCCGCGTCCGTGCGCTGCGCCTCACGGAATTCGTCGGCGGCTACCTGCTGGCCTGGTCCGGGTTCGGGCTGCTCGTGTACGGGGCCCTGGCGGCGACCGGCCACCTGGTCGACGATCACCCTGAGGCGGGGCGCTGGATCGGTGCGGGCGCGTTCCTGCTCGCGGGAGTTCAGCAGTTCGGGCCGCTGAAGCGGGTGTGCCTGCGGCACTGCCGCAGCCCGATGTTCCAGCTGCTGCGGTACGCACGGTTCCGGCCGTGGGCGAAGGATCTGCGGGTGGGCGCGCACCACGGTCTCTACTGCGTCGGCTGCTGCTGGGGGCTGATGATCGTCCTGATCCCGCTCGGCGTGATGAATGTGGCGGCGATGGCGGGACTCGCGGCGGTGATCTTTCTGGAGAAGCTGTGGCGGGGCGGTCCCTGGCTCAGCTGGGCGGTGGGCGTTGCCCTGTTCGTGCTGGCCGTGCTGGCCCCGTTCCAGGACTGGCTGCTGCCGGGTCTGCAGATGTCGGGTCCGTCGATGGACCGAATGCTGGGTGCGGCGGTCTGA
- a CDS encoding MerR family transcriptional regulator: protein MTADDTFGRLDDDDYPAYTMGRAAEMLGTTQGFLRAIGEARLITPLRSAGGHRRYSRYQLRIAARARELVDHGTPIEAACRIVILEDQLEEDQLEEAQRLNAEYRRAAESANPSAAA, encoded by the coding sequence ATGACAGCAGACGACACGTTCGGCCGTCTCGATGACGACGACTACCCCGCTTACACCATGGGCCGGGCCGCCGAGATGCTCGGCACCACACAGGGCTTCCTGCGCGCCATCGGCGAAGCCCGCCTCATCACCCCGCTGCGCTCCGCAGGCGGACACCGCCGCTACTCCCGCTACCAGCTGCGCATCGCCGCCCGCGCCCGGGAACTCGTCGACCACGGGACCCCCATCGAGGCCGCCTGCCGGATCGTCATCCTCGAAGACCAGCTCGAGGAAGACCAGCTCGAGGAAGCCCAGCGCCTCAACGCCGAATATCGCCGTGCCGCCGAATCGGCGAACCCATCGGCAGCAGCGTGA